A genomic segment from Bradyrhizobium sp. CB1015 encodes:
- a CDS encoding glycosyltransferase family 4 protein, with product MKIAQIAPLFESVPPRLYGGTERVVSYLTEELVKQGHEVTLFASGDSMTSAELVPCTPRALRLDPDVRDPVPHMMVMLDKVRERADDFDILHFHIDYLHFPLFRPHAGRSLRTLHGRQDLPDHMPLYLRFPRMPLVSISDAQRSPLPSGNFIGTVHHGLPLELHKPTLEPGGGYLAFLGRISPEKRPDRAIEIARRAGLPLKIAAKVDKVDEAYFREVIEPMIDGRQIAFVGEINESTKDRFLGQAAALLFPIDWPEPFGLVMIEAMACGTPVLAFRCGSVPEIVDDGLTGRIVSSVDEAVAALPDVLALDRRAVRARFEERFSSAQMAKQYLKLYQKLGRGTAPAKLISQVMAAHAAAANGHGRDSIALSAGRELS from the coding sequence ATGAAAATTGCGCAGATCGCGCCGCTGTTCGAAAGCGTGCCGCCGAGACTTTACGGGGGAACGGAGCGGGTCGTCTCCTATCTCACGGAAGAGCTGGTCAAGCAGGGACACGAGGTCACCCTGTTCGCCAGCGGCGATTCCATGACCTCGGCCGAGCTCGTCCCTTGCACCCCGCGGGCGCTACGCCTGGATCCGGATGTGCGTGACCCGGTCCCGCATATGATGGTCATGCTCGACAAGGTACGTGAGCGCGCCGACGATTTTGACATCCTGCACTTCCACATCGACTACCTGCATTTCCCGCTGTTCAGGCCGCATGCCGGGCGCAGTCTCAGGACCCTGCACGGGCGGCAGGATCTGCCCGACCACATGCCGCTCTATCTTCGGTTTCCTCGGATGCCGCTGGTTTCGATCTCGGATGCGCAGCGAAGCCCGCTGCCGAGCGGGAATTTCATCGGGACGGTGCATCACGGCCTGCCGCTCGAGCTGCACAAGCCGACCTTGGAACCCGGAGGCGGCTACCTCGCCTTCCTCGGCCGCATCTCGCCGGAGAAGCGTCCGGACCGGGCCATCGAGATCGCTCGCAGGGCGGGCCTCCCGCTCAAGATCGCGGCCAAGGTCGACAAGGTCGATGAAGCCTATTTCCGCGAGGTGATCGAGCCGATGATCGACGGTCGGCAAATCGCGTTCGTCGGCGAGATCAACGAAAGCACCAAGGACCGATTCCTGGGTCAGGCTGCCGCGCTGCTCTTCCCGATCGATTGGCCCGAACCGTTCGGGCTGGTCATGATCGAGGCCATGGCCTGCGGCACGCCGGTGCTCGCCTTCCGCTGCGGTTCGGTCCCGGAGATCGTCGATGACGGGCTGACCGGGCGCATCGTCTCCAGCGTGGACGAAGCGGTTGCCGCGCTTCCCGACGTGCTGGCGCTCGATCGCAGGGCGGTCCGCGCGCGGTTTGAGGAGCGCTTCTCGTCGGCCCAGATGGCGAAGCAGTACCTCAAGCTGTACCAGAAGCTCGGCCGCGGGACCGCGCCGGCGAAGCTCATCTCGCAAGTCATGGCCGCGCACGCCGCAGCCGCCAACGGACATGGCCGGGATTCGATCGCACTTTCGGCAGGGCGCGAGCTTTCCTGA
- a CDS encoding ETC complex I subunit, which translates to MNVVRPLHPSASASDALRPITRSVFPADAHATISRASPPTLTAARPRKEQWKLQFERRSPLRCEPLMGWTEDDDPLAKVELTFPSAEAAMAYARRQGLHYSVIGSIAHPPQLQLVHDDGPSRRPRPSPRMRRKLEWVERTARPEAVLARGRGAAAGPR; encoded by the coding sequence ATGAATGTCGTGCGTCCGCTCCATCCGTCCGCGTCGGCGAGTGACGCGCTGCGTCCGATCACCAGATCGGTGTTTCCGGCCGACGCTCATGCCACCATTTCTCGCGCGAGCCCGCCGACTCTGACGGCGGCGCGGCCGCGGAAGGAGCAATGGAAACTTCAATTCGAGCGGCGGTCGCCGTTGCGCTGCGAGCCGCTCATGGGATGGACGGAAGATGATGATCCTTTGGCAAAGGTGGAATTGACGTTCCCCTCGGCGGAGGCCGCGATGGCCTATGCTCGCCGTCAAGGGCTGCATTATTCGGTCATCGGATCGATCGCCCACCCGCCTCAGCTGCAGCTCGTCCATGACGACGGGCCTTCACGCCGGCCGCGTCCTTCGCCGAGGATGCGCCGCAAGCTCGAATGGGTCGAGCGAACGGCGCGACCGGAGGCGGTGCTGGCGCGCGGCCGCGGCGCCGCTGCGGGGCCAAGATGA
- a CDS encoding tripartite tricarboxylate transporter permease has product MDNLAELLHGFTIAVTAPHLVLMVVGVLLGILVGVLPGLGAPNGVSLLLPLTFGMQPVSAIILLSSMYWGALFGGSVTSILFNIPGEPSSVATTFDGYPMARDGRPTTALATAFGSAAFGALVGVILITFLASWVAQVALAFGPAEYFAVYFLAFASFVGMGGAAPIKTVVALAIGFAIAAIGIDTVSGSVRLTMGVDELVKGVSFVVAVMGLFGIGELLVAVEEEFHARAVSSKIDWREVFRAVGRLPRHGVALLRSAAIGCWMGITPGGPTAASFMSYGIARRFSRRGRYFGTGEVEGIISPETADHAAGTSALLPMLSLGIPGSATAAVMMGGLMIWGLNPGPMLFVDSKDFVWGLIASMYVGNIVAVVLVLLTVPVFAALMRIPFVVIAPLIVIICVVGAYSVSNSYLDVVMMLGFGVVGYLFKKLFYPLAPLVLAIVIGDKAEDAFRQSMLISKGSLGIFFANKLVTCLIVGGIALLLLPLVLQLARLWRKPASPATDTPVQEKVII; this is encoded by the coding sequence ATGGACAATCTCGCGGAGCTCCTGCACGGCTTCACCATCGCGGTCACGGCGCCGCATCTGGTCCTGATGGTGGTCGGCGTGCTGCTCGGCATTCTCGTCGGCGTACTGCCGGGGCTGGGCGCGCCGAACGGCGTGTCGCTGCTCCTGCCGCTCACCTTCGGCATGCAGCCGGTGTCGGCGATCATCCTGCTCTCCAGCATGTATTGGGGCGCGCTGTTCGGGGGATCGGTGACCTCCATCCTGTTCAACATTCCGGGCGAGCCGTCATCGGTGGCGACCACTTTCGACGGCTATCCAATGGCGCGCGACGGCCGGCCGACCACGGCGCTCGCGACCGCCTTCGGCTCGGCGGCGTTCGGCGCGCTGGTCGGCGTCATCCTGATCACGTTCCTCGCCTCCTGGGTGGCGCAGGTTGCGCTCGCGTTCGGGCCGGCCGAGTATTTTGCGGTGTATTTCCTGGCCTTCGCCAGCTTCGTCGGCATGGGCGGCGCGGCACCGATCAAGACCGTCGTGGCACTCGCGATCGGCTTTGCCATCGCCGCGATCGGCATCGACACGGTGTCCGGCAGTGTCCGCCTCACCATGGGCGTCGATGAGCTGGTCAAGGGCGTCAGCTTCGTCGTCGCGGTGATGGGCCTGTTCGGCATCGGCGAGCTGCTGGTTGCCGTCGAGGAGGAGTTTCACGCCCGCGCCGTCTCCTCGAAGATCGATTGGCGCGAGGTGTTTCGCGCCGTCGGGCGGCTGCCGCGGCACGGCGTCGCCCTGCTGCGCAGCGCCGCAATCGGCTGCTGGATGGGCATCACGCCGGGCGGCCCGACCGCGGCTTCCTTCATGAGCTACGGGATTGCGCGCCGCTTCTCGCGCCGCGGCCGATATTTCGGCACCGGCGAGGTCGAAGGCATCATCTCGCCGGAGACGGCCGATCATGCCGCCGGTACCAGCGCGCTGCTGCCGATGCTCTCGCTCGGCATTCCCGGCTCGGCGACCGCTGCCGTGATGATGGGCGGGCTGATGATCTGGGGCCTTAATCCCGGGCCGATGCTGTTCGTCGACAGCAAGGATTTCGTCTGGGGTCTGATCGCCTCGATGTATGTCGGCAACATCGTCGCCGTGGTGCTGGTGCTGCTGACCGTGCCGGTGTTCGCCGCCTTGATGCGGATTCCCTTCGTGGTGATCGCGCCGCTGATCGTGATCATCTGCGTCGTCGGCGCCTATTCGGTGTCGAACTCCTATCTCGACGTCGTCATGATGCTCGGGTTCGGGGTCGTCGGCTATCTCTTCAAGAAGCTATTCTACCCGCTGGCGCCGCTCGTGCTCGCGATCGTCATCGGCGACAAGGCCGAGGACGCGTTCCGGCAGTCGATGCTGATCTCCAAGGGCTCGCTTGGCATCTTCTTCGCGAACAAGCTGGTGACGTGCCTGATCGTGGGCGGCATCGCACTGCTGCTGCTTCCGCTCGTATTGCAGCTGGCGCGGCTCTGGCGCAAACCTGCGTCGCCCGCGACCGATACGCCAGTTCAGGAAAAGGTGATCATATGA
- a CDS encoding methyl-accepting chemotaxis protein, with translation MSAALGLKAKPIATEPADDDSDISALINRLTAEVNQIAVDKTKSIQQITNQMKMLALNALIESSRAGAQGAGFAVVAQEVRGVGQQVETIARELETQLTKRTGDLVASIDRMSQRSRGERMVDLSLNAIELIDRNLYERTCDVRWWATDSAVVDCAASPSAAAVSHASQRLGVILGAYTVYLDLWLCDLDGNVIANGRADRFRVVGQNVAHTKWFRDARSLRSGDDYVAGDVENQPLLGNAQVATYCASVRAGGQANGAPIGVLAIHFDWEPQARAIVQGVRVGDSDKARVLLVDSNFRVIAASDGQGILSERISLSLNGQRSGFYHDRTGTLVAFHATPGYETYRGLGWYGVIVCGA, from the coding sequence ATGTCAGCTGCGCTGGGTCTGAAAGCCAAGCCTATCGCCACCGAACCTGCGGACGATGATTCCGACATCTCCGCGCTGATCAACCGCCTCACCGCGGAGGTCAACCAGATCGCGGTCGACAAGACCAAGTCGATCCAGCAGATCACCAACCAGATGAAGATGCTGGCGCTGAACGCGCTGATCGAGAGCTCGCGCGCCGGCGCGCAAGGCGCGGGCTTTGCGGTCGTGGCACAGGAGGTGCGCGGCGTCGGCCAGCAGGTCGAGACCATCGCCCGCGAGCTCGAGACCCAGCTGACCAAACGCACCGGCGATCTCGTCGCCTCGATCGACCGCATGAGCCAGCGCTCCCGCGGCGAGCGGATGGTCGACCTGTCGCTCAACGCGATCGAGCTGATCGACCGCAATCTCTATGAACGCACCTGCGACGTGCGCTGGTGGGCGACCGATTCCGCCGTGGTCGATTGCGCGGCCTCGCCCAGTGCTGCGGCCGTCTCCCATGCCTCGCAGCGCCTCGGCGTGATCCTCGGGGCCTACACCGTCTATCTCGACCTCTGGCTCTGCGACCTCGACGGCAACGTCATCGCCAACGGCCGCGCCGACCGCTTCCGCGTCGTCGGCCAGAACGTCGCCCACACCAAATGGTTTCGGGACGCGCGGTCCCTGCGCTCCGGCGACGACTATGTCGCCGGCGACGTCGAGAACCAGCCGCTGCTCGGCAATGCGCAGGTCGCGACCTATTGCGCCAGCGTCCGCGCCGGCGGCCAGGCCAACGGCGCGCCGATCGGCGTGCTCGCCATCCATTTCGACTGGGAGCCGCAGGCCCGCGCCATCGTGCAGGGCGTGCGCGTCGGCGACAGCGACAAGGCGCGCGTGCTGCTGGTCGATTCCAATTTTCGCGTGATCGCGGCGTCCGACGGCCAGGGCATCCTCAGCGAGCGCATCTCGCTGTCGCTGAACGGCCAGCGCTCCGGCTTCTACCACGACCGCACCGGAACGCTGGTCGCGTTCCATGCCACCCCGGGCTACGAGACCTATCGCGGGCTCGGCTGGTACGGCGTGATCGTCTGCGGGGCGTGA
- a CDS encoding SDR family oxidoreductase, which produces MKIVVIGGTGLIGSRLVAKLKQQGHEAVAASPKSGVNAVTGEGLAAALSGADVVVDVANAPSWEPAAVLAFFQRSSENLVAAEAAAGVKHHVALSIVGTDRSPDNTYFRAKLAQETVIKSGSVPYSIVRATQFFEFLAAIADTSAIDGKIVVPTAQFQPIAADDVVDRLAEVATSRPLNGTIDIAGPEKDPFNEFIARRLKASGDPRPVIGDPTALYYGAAIDDTSLNPLGEARLGATPLAKWLASL; this is translated from the coding sequence ATGAAGATCGTCGTGATCGGCGGAACCGGATTGATTGGGTCCAGGCTCGTGGCGAAGCTCAAGCAGCAAGGTCACGAAGCGGTGGCGGCCTCGCCGAAATCGGGCGTGAACGCCGTGACCGGGGAAGGGCTTGCCGCAGCGCTTTCGGGCGCTGACGTGGTCGTCGACGTCGCCAACGCGCCGTCGTGGGAACCGGCCGCGGTGCTCGCGTTCTTCCAGCGATCGAGCGAGAATCTCGTCGCGGCAGAGGCCGCAGCAGGCGTGAAGCATCACGTGGCACTCTCGATCGTCGGCACCGACCGCTCGCCCGACAACACCTATTTCCGTGCCAAGCTGGCGCAGGAAACCGTCATCAAGTCCGGCTCGGTCCCCTACTCGATCGTGCGCGCCACCCAGTTCTTCGAATTCCTCGCGGCCATTGCCGACACAAGCGCGATCGACGGGAAGATCGTCGTTCCCACGGCTCAGTTTCAGCCGATCGCGGCCGACGACGTCGTCGATCGCCTCGCGGAGGTCGCAACCAGCCGGCCGCTCAACGGCACGATCGATATCGCTGGGCCTGAGAAGGATCCCTTCAATGAATTCATCGCACGCCGCCTGAAGGCGTCCGGCGACCCACGTCCGGTGATCGGAGATCCGACGGCGCTGTATTACGGCGCCGCCATCGACGACACGTCACTGAACCCGCTCGGCGAGGCACGGCTCGGGGCGACGCCGCTCGCAAAATGGCTCGCGAGCCTCTGA
- a CDS encoding tripartite tricarboxylate transporter TctB family protein, which produces MISRRALELATAVLTGSFGVAVVVSSLDNGIGWSSAGVDAGTFPFLTGIIVVLGSLYNLVRGVLPAATLANVPIAITSIELRRLAGLFVPAAIFVAAIPLAGMYVASALYVFAVLVIPRHQSVPRALAMAGATALALYLVFERMFQVSLPHGALAAAFGF; this is translated from the coding sequence ATGATCTCCCGCCGCGCGCTTGAACTTGCGACCGCCGTGCTCACCGGCAGCTTCGGCGTGGCCGTCGTCGTCTCCAGCCTCGACAACGGCATCGGCTGGTCGAGCGCAGGCGTCGACGCCGGCACGTTCCCGTTCCTGACCGGGATCATCGTCGTGCTCGGCAGCCTCTACAATCTGGTACGAGGCGTGCTGCCGGCCGCGACGCTCGCAAACGTTCCCATCGCGATCACGTCGATCGAGCTGCGCCGGCTCGCCGGCCTGTTCGTGCCGGCTGCGATCTTCGTCGCCGCGATCCCGCTTGCCGGAATGTACGTCGCCTCGGCTCTCTACGTCTTCGCGGTGCTGGTGATCCCGCGGCACCAATCCGTGCCACGCGCGCTCGCCATGGCAGGAGCCACGGCGCTCGCGCTTTACCTCGTGTTCGAGCGCATGTTCCAGGTCAGCCTGCCGCATGGCGCGCTCGCCGCCGCCTTCGGGTTCTGA
- a CDS encoding 4-hydroxythreonine-4-phosphate dehydrogenase PdxA: MTAKPLIALAMGDPAGISPELTAKLVAQDDIRARSRLVVIGDRRIFDEGARVAGVRPDLSTVGQRADLRAARGDALFIDLRHLDPREVEPKTATLAGGKFALANYRHALELGRDGHVEAVCFTPFNKQAMRLARAEYDDEIAFSAEVVGLKTPASEFNVLDRLWNARVTSHIPLKDVAAKLSGERIHRALKLTDSCMRNAGFARPRIAVAGLNPHAGDGGNFGREEIDVIAPVVAASQREGIAAEGPFPADTVFLRAKAGAFDAVLTMYHDQGQIAMKLMGFDRGVTLLGGFPFPICTPAHGTAYDIAGQGIASIGASRAALLLAAEMAARRLGRTCTREERER, translated from the coding sequence ATGACCGCAAAGCCGCTGATTGCGCTGGCCATGGGAGATCCCGCCGGCATCAGCCCGGAGCTGACGGCGAAGCTCGTGGCGCAGGACGACATCCGGGCCCGAAGCCGGCTCGTCGTGATCGGTGACCGCCGCATCTTCGATGAGGGGGCGCGCGTCGCTGGCGTCCGGCCGGACTTGTCCACGGTGGGGCAGCGCGCCGACCTTCGCGCGGCGAGGGGAGATGCGCTGTTCATCGATCTCCGCCACCTCGACCCCAGGGAGGTTGAGCCGAAGACCGCGACACTTGCCGGCGGAAAATTCGCGCTGGCCAATTACAGGCATGCGCTCGAACTCGGCCGCGACGGCCATGTCGAAGCGGTCTGTTTCACCCCCTTCAACAAGCAGGCGATGCGCCTTGCCCGTGCCGAGTACGACGACGAGATCGCGTTCTCGGCCGAGGTCGTCGGTCTCAAAACGCCGGCAAGCGAATTCAACGTGCTGGACCGGCTCTGGAACGCACGGGTCACCTCGCACATCCCGCTCAAGGACGTCGCTGCAAAGCTGTCCGGCGAACGCATCCATCGCGCGCTCAAGCTGACCGATTCCTGCATGCGCAACGCCGGCTTTGCGCGGCCGCGCATCGCGGTGGCAGGCCTCAACCCGCATGCCGGCGACGGCGGCAATTTCGGCCGCGAGGAGATCGACGTGATCGCGCCGGTGGTCGCAGCAAGCCAGCGCGAGGGCATTGCCGCGGAGGGACCGTTTCCCGCCGATACCGTGTTCCTGCGCGCCAAGGCTGGCGCCTTCGATGCCGTGCTGACGATGTATCACGACCAGGGCCAGATCGCGATGAAGCTGATGGGCTTCGATCGCGGCGTGACCTTGCTTGGCGGCTTCCCTTTCCCGATCTGCACGCCTGCGCACGGCACCGCCTACGACATCGCGGGACAAGGCATCGCATCGATTGGCGCTAGCCGCGCTGCTTTGCTGCTCGCAGCGGAGATGGCGGCGCGTCGTCTCGGCCGAACTTGCACGCGCGAAGAGCGCGAGCGCTGA
- a CDS encoding enoyl-CoA hydratase/isomerase family protein, producing the protein MDLAAEADDLVFECNDGIGRITFNRPQARNAFTFAMYERLAAICEEVNRDHAVKVLVLRGAGDKAFASGTDINQFREFRTPQDAIDYENRIDRVLTTLEQCRVPTIAAINGFCTGGGAGIAAACDLRIGTKSAKIGFPIARTLGNCLSMSNVSRLTALIGAARVKDLIFTARLVDAAEAASVGLLGEVVEDLAALERRTEEVARLVASHAPLTLNATKQAVSRLQRRLMQDEGEDLILKCYTSQDFREGLDAFLNKRAPQWRGQ; encoded by the coding sequence ATGGACCTGGCTGCGGAGGCGGACGACCTCGTTTTTGAATGCAACGACGGCATCGGGCGGATCACCTTCAACCGCCCGCAGGCCCGCAACGCCTTCACTTTCGCCATGTACGAGCGGCTTGCCGCGATCTGCGAGGAGGTTAACCGCGACCATGCGGTCAAGGTGCTGGTGCTGCGCGGGGCCGGCGACAAGGCCTTCGCCTCCGGCACCGACATCAACCAGTTCCGCGAATTCAGGACGCCGCAGGACGCCATCGACTACGAGAACCGCATCGATCGCGTGCTGACCACGCTGGAGCAGTGCCGGGTGCCGACGATCGCGGCGATCAACGGGTTCTGCACCGGCGGCGGCGCCGGCATCGCCGCGGCCTGCGATCTCCGCATCGGCACCAAAAGCGCGAAGATCGGATTCCCCATCGCGCGGACGCTCGGCAATTGCCTGTCGATGTCCAATGTCAGCCGTCTCACCGCCCTGATCGGCGCCGCGCGCGTCAAGGATCTCATCTTCACCGCGCGCCTCGTCGACGCCGCGGAGGCCGCAAGTGTCGGGCTGCTCGGCGAGGTCGTCGAGGATCTTGCCGCCCTTGAGCGGCGCACCGAGGAGGTGGCCCGGCTCGTTGCGAGCCATGCGCCGCTGACGCTGAATGCGACCAAGCAGGCTGTCAGCCGCCTGCAACGGCGGCTGATGCAGGACGAGGGCGAAGACCTCATCCTGAAGTGCTACACGAGCCAGGACTTTCGCGAGGGGCTCGATGCTTTCCTCAACAAGCGCGCGCCGCAATGGCGCGGCCAATAG
- a CDS encoding Hsp20 family protein, producing the protein MTTFDYTPLWRSTIGFDRLVDLLEDSVQWTGNNYPPYNIERTDQDHYQISLALAGFSPEEVTVTAEQNVLTIEGRKADKGAHQYLYQGISARPFRRQYNLAEYVQVEGASFENGMLTIDLVRKVPEALKPRQIPIQAGNDNQQLEQKQTG; encoded by the coding sequence ATGACCACCTTTGACTACACCCCGCTATGGCGTTCGACCATTGGTTTCGATCGCCTCGTCGATCTGCTCGAGGATTCCGTCCAGTGGACGGGCAACAATTATCCGCCCTACAACATCGAGCGGACGGATCAGGATCACTATCAGATATCGCTCGCTCTGGCCGGCTTCTCGCCCGAAGAGGTGACCGTCACCGCCGAGCAGAACGTGCTGACCATTGAAGGCCGCAAGGCCGACAAGGGAGCGCATCAGTACCTCTATCAGGGCATCTCGGCCCGTCCGTTCCGGCGTCAGTACAACCTCGCTGAATACGTTCAGGTGGAGGGCGCCAGCTTCGAAAATGGCATGCTGACGATCGACCTGGTGCGCAAGGTGCCGGAGGCGCTCAAGCCGCGTCAGATTCCGATCCAGGCCGGCAACGACAACCAGCAGCTCGAGCAGAAGCAGACGGGCTGA
- a CDS encoding tripartite tricarboxylate transporter substrate binding protein codes for MGRTSTFLLSAAAAVLAGTMPALAAWQPQKPIEFIATAGPGGGTDNLARAVQNIITKHKLTDQPIVVVNKGGGSGAEGYVYGKASAGDPYKVIFGTSNAWQQPLVSKVAFNYTDLTPIAAMAQDEFLLWVKQDAPYKTAGDYLKAAASGEYKMGGAQSKDTDEVLTRMIEKVGKVKLTYIPFKSGAETAVQLAGGHLDSHVNNPSESLGQWRGGTQRPLCVFSPKRLPQGPKITATEGWGDVPTCVEQGLDIKQYEQPRTVWLPGKVTPEQAAFYVDLMKKVQATPEWKEYIEKTSQVDTFLTGAELDKFIKEDLEHVKQVAGEQGWLVK; via the coding sequence ATGGGTCGGACGTCAACATTTCTGCTCTCCGCAGCCGCAGCCGTGCTCGCCGGCACCATGCCGGCGCTCGCCGCCTGGCAGCCGCAAAAGCCGATCGAGTTCATCGCCACCGCCGGCCCTGGCGGCGGCACCGACAATCTCGCCCGCGCGGTGCAGAACATCATCACCAAGCACAAGCTGACGGATCAGCCGATCGTCGTCGTCAACAAGGGCGGCGGCAGCGGCGCGGAAGGCTATGTCTATGGCAAGGCTTCCGCGGGCGATCCTTACAAGGTGATCTTCGGCACGTCGAATGCCTGGCAGCAGCCGCTCGTCTCCAAGGTCGCCTTCAACTACACCGATCTCACCCCGATCGCCGCGATGGCGCAGGACGAGTTCCTGCTCTGGGTCAAGCAGGACGCGCCGTACAAGACGGCAGGCGATTATCTGAAGGCGGCCGCATCGGGCGAATACAAGATGGGCGGCGCGCAGTCCAAGGACACCGACGAGGTGCTGACGCGCATGATCGAGAAGGTCGGCAAGGTCAAGCTGACCTACATCCCCTTCAAGAGCGGCGCCGAGACCGCCGTGCAGCTCGCCGGCGGCCATCTCGACTCCCACGTCAACAACCCCAGCGAAAGCCTCGGGCAATGGCGCGGCGGCACGCAGCGCCCGCTTTGCGTGTTCAGCCCGAAGCGGCTGCCGCAGGGGCCGAAAATCACCGCGACGGAAGGCTGGGGCGACGTTCCGACCTGCGTCGAGCAGGGCCTCGACATCAAGCAATACGAGCAGCCGCGCACGGTGTGGCTGCCCGGCAAGGTCACGCCGGAGCAGGCCGCGTTCTATGTCGACCTCATGAAGAAGGTGCAGGCAACGCCGGAGTGGAAGGAGTACATCGAGAAGACCTCCCAGGTCGACACGTTCCTGACCGGTGCCGAGCTCGACAAGTTCATCAAGGAGGACCTCGAGCACGTCAAGCAGGTCGCAGGCGAGCAGGGCTGGCTGGTCAAGTGA
- a CDS encoding CaiB/BaiF CoA-transferase family protein: MQSDRSQSTSRRSGPLAGLKVIDLTHVMAGPTCTLMLADMGADVIKIEKWPNGDDTRHSVPPKIGDEAASFLMMNRNKRGIVLDLKTDGGKEVLRRLIADADVLVENFAPGAMERLGFGYEALHAEFPALIYCSLSGFGRTGPYKHRRGFDLVAQAMSGIMSFTGERPDGPPVKCGPPLSDITAGLLASMGILAAYTHRLKTGEGQWVETSLYEAALVQTYWQSTIALAAGTAPRAMGSAHPLNAPYQAFEASDGWLVVGGANKKHWLLMLEALGASELADDPRFVTGADRMANLKELEGVLSERFRTQSRAHWLAALDEKGVPCGPVHDMLEALSDPQTLAREMVVEVEHSTLGPVKTIGLPIKFSETPGKVRSGAPVYGEHTREVLAEHGFDQTRIEALEKEGAIVSAQERREERVA; this comes from the coding sequence ATGCAAAGCGATAGATCGCAATCCACCTCTCGCCGTTCGGGGCCGCTGGCCGGCCTCAAGGTCATTGACCTCACCCACGTCATGGCGGGACCGACCTGCACCTTGATGCTCGCCGACATGGGCGCCGACGTCATCAAGATCGAGAAATGGCCGAACGGCGATGACACCCGCCATTCGGTGCCGCCGAAGATCGGCGACGAGGCCGCGTCCTTCCTGATGATGAACCGCAACAAGCGCGGCATCGTGCTGGACCTGAAGACCGACGGCGGCAAAGAGGTGCTGCGCCGGCTGATCGCGGATGCCGACGTGCTGGTCGAGAACTTTGCGCCGGGCGCGATGGAGCGTCTCGGCTTCGGCTACGAGGCGCTGCACGCGGAATTCCCGGCGCTGATCTATTGCTCGCTGTCGGGTTTCGGCCGCACCGGCCCCTACAAGCATCGCAGGGGATTCGACCTCGTCGCGCAAGCCATGAGCGGCATCATGAGCTTTACCGGCGAGCGCCCCGACGGCCCGCCCGTCAAATGCGGGCCGCCGCTGTCCGACATCACCGCCGGCCTGCTCGCAAGCATGGGTATCCTTGCGGCCTACACCCATCGTCTCAAGACCGGCGAGGGGCAGTGGGTCGAGACCTCGCTTTATGAAGCTGCGCTGGTGCAGACCTATTGGCAGTCGACCATCGCGCTCGCCGCGGGCACTGCGCCGCGCGCGATGGGCTCGGCGCATCCGCTCAACGCGCCGTATCAGGCGTTCGAAGCCTCGGACGGCTGGCTCGTCGTCGGCGGCGCCAACAAGAAGCATTGGCTGTTGATGCTGGAAGCGCTCGGCGCAAGCGAGCTCGCCGACGATCCGCGCTTCGTCACCGGTGCCGATCGCATGGCCAATCTGAAGGAGCTCGAAGGCGTCCTCAGCGAGCGCTTCCGCACCCAGTCACGGGCGCATTGGCTGGCGGCGCTGGACGAGAAGGGCGTGCCGTGCGGCCCCGTGCACGACATGCTGGAGGCGCTGAGCGATCCGCAGACGCTGGCGCGGGAGATGGTTGTCGAGGTCGAGCACTCCACGCTCGGTCCCGTCAAGACGATCGGGCTTCCCATCAAGTTTTCGGAGACCCCGGGCAAAGTGCGGTCAGGCGCGCCGGTCTATGGTGAGCACACCAGAGAGGTTCTGGCCGAGCACGGGTTCGACCAGACACGAATCGAAGCGCTCGAAAAAGAAGGCGCGATCGTCTCCGCCCAGGAAAGACGCGAGGAACGCGTCGCCTGA